CGAGAGCGGTTCCCGCGTCCCCCCCTCGACCTTCGATTCGGTCACCTCCAGCGCGGTGATCGTCGGCTCCTCGCCCTCGTAGCAGAAGGCGACGAAGCTGATGCCCGACCGCGGGCCGCCGGGATCGCCGCCACCGTCGTCCGCACACGGCGACTCGGCGGGCGACGCGTGGCGCGCCTGCCGGGCGGCGAAGCGGAACTCGACGTCGACGCCGTCGCCCTCGACCCCCGGCCCCGCGTCGGCCGGGAGTTCCCACTCGAACCGGAGCGCGACCGATCCCCGCTCCCCGGGGGCGGTCGGCCGGAGCGCCGCCTGCGTCCCGGGGGGTCGCGGGCGTCCGGTTCCGTCGACGGGGAGTCCGCCCACGAGCGCGCGCTCGACCGCCGCCAGCGTTCCGGACGCGACGACGGTCGCCCGATCGTTCTCGTCGACGAGCGAGAGCGCGACCCACAGGGCGTCCCACAGATCCGCTCCCTCGTCGGCTCCTCCGCCGCCGTCCGTCCTCGACGCGAACGTGCAGAGCCAGAGCCAGACGGGGTTGCTCGTCACGCCGAACTCGAACAGCACCTCGCCGCTCGAACCGGGCCGGAGGTCGGGAAACGACAGGGTGATCGGCTCGCCGTCGGCGACGGTCCCGCTCCCGACCGTCGCGCCGCCGACCGTCCCCGTGTAGCGGACCGCGAGATCGACCGCCCCGGCGGTGAGCCGAGCGCGGGTGGCCGCCCGATCCGAGAGGGCGGCGTAGGTCCCCGCCCCGAAGCTCGCGGCACCGATCCCGCCCACCGCGGAGAGGACGGCGCGTCGGTCGAGGGTGAGCCGATCGCTCACGGCCCACCTCGGGTGAGTGCCGGCGAGGGGGTGGACCGACGGGAATGCGGTCGCGACGCCGTCGCGGGGACGGCGGGGTGGGATAACCGCCTGGTCATCCCCGTTACTCCAGGTCGTCGCCTTCGTGCTCGCCGCTGGACGCGCCGGTTCCCGGCGTGAACATGCTGGGCGCGAGCGGGTTCCGGTTGTGGCGGTACTGCTGGAAGTGGAACCCGAACAGTACGTCGAGCTGGTCCGTCTGGACCTCGTTCCCGACGGTGTACGGGAGGTGCCAGTCGTAGCCGAAGCGAACGACGTTCTCGGGGTGCTCCTCGCCCGCCGAGTCGACGACCGGCATGAGCGGCTGGACGAGGTCCTCCGGGACCTGGGTGTTGTCGGTGTTCCCGCGCTGCGCGCCGTTGAGCAGGGTGCAGCCCCGCCCGTACTCGCCGTCGTAGGGCACGCCGAGCACCTTCGCGATGAACTGCGTCGCCCCCGGGTAGTTCCAGAGGACGGTCCCGCCCTTGAGTGGGTGTTTCGCGACCTCCGCGACGGTCTGGGGGAGGAAGGTGCACTCCTCCGCGTTGTCCCAGAACTCCGCGGTCGTGCCGTCGGCGTAGTCCCTGACGTACTCCGGATTGCACTCGTAGCGCCCCGCGTCCACGCGGTAGACGCCGGGGTTGTCGCCGTCGAAGAACGACGACCGAACGTCGGCGTCGTAGAACGGGAGGACCAGCAGGGCGTCGGCGAGTTCGCCCTCCCCCTCGCCGCGGTCGTCGGTGACGTGACCGGGTCGAGCCTGCGGGTCGTCGCTGTACGACTCGGGGTTGTTGATGCCGTTGTCGTCGTCGTTCTCGTAGCCGATACAGGACGTGACCCACGCGGGGTTCGTCTCAACGCTCAACTCGAAGACGATCGAGCCGAAGTCACCGGGCTTCAGGTCCTGTACGCTCAGCCCGACCAGCCCCTCCTCGGGCCGCGCCTGGATGCGGACGGGGTGGCCGTCGGCGAGGTCGTTGTGATCGCCCTCGTCCCCCTGGGACTGGTCTACGATCTCCCCGTTGTAGCTCGCGGACCACCGCACCGTACCGTCGAGGTCGCCCGCCGTGAACGTCGCCTTCGCCTGGGCGTCGTCGCTGAACGCCGCGTAGCTTCCGAGCCCCGCGACGGTCGACGCGACGCCGATCGTGCCGAGTCCCGCGAGCATCTTGCGCCGGGACAGTCGAATCGGTTTGTCTGACATGATGTGTCTCCGCCCGGACCTGCCGGGCTGGCAGTCCGCTCTCTCACCACCACCTTCAGCAATTACCGCTTCGCCGACCAAACGGACGGTTCGAGGCGGTAAACGGACGGTTCGGAGGGCTAATGGCTCGTTACTCTGCTCCGGAAGACGCCCCGAAACCGCAGAGAACGGCGGTTAAGCACCGTTTTAGTCGATCCGGGGGGCTCCGTGTATCAAACACCTGTCGCCCGCCGTCCGACTAATTCGACGTTCGTCGCGCTCGGCGCTGCAACGGTCGACCACGCTTACTATCCCCCGTTCTCGACACTCTCACGATGGCGGAGAACACCACGGTCGGGGAGGAGCGTCCGTGAGTCGGCGAGTCCTCGCTTCGCCGCCGCGGCTGGCGGAGACCGACATCCACGACGTGCT
The Halomarina pelagica DNA segment above includes these coding regions:
- a CDS encoding SipW-dependent-type signal peptide-containing protein, with amino-acid sequence MSDKPIRLSRRKMLAGLGTIGVASTVAGLGSYAAFSDDAQAKATFTAGDLDGTVRWSASYNGEIVDQSQGDEGDHNDLADGHPVRIQARPEEGLVGLSVQDLKPGDFGSIVFELSVETNPAWVTSCIGYENDDDNGINNPESYSDDPQARPGHVTDDRGEGEGELADALLVLPFYDADVRSSFFDGDNPGVYRVDAGRYECNPEYVRDYADGTTAEFWDNAEECTFLPQTVAEVAKHPLKGGTVLWNYPGATQFIAKVLGVPYDGEYGRGCTLLNGAQRGNTDNTQVPEDLVQPLMPVVDSAGEEHPENVVRFGYDWHLPYTVGNEVQTDQLDVLFGFHFQQYRHNRNPLAPSMFTPGTGASSGEHEGDDLE